Proteins from one Bradyrhizobium amphicarpaeae genomic window:
- a CDS encoding TetR/AcrR family transcriptional regulator C-terminal domain-containing protein: protein MAGESVQAPFEASAGDPKHAARATRSAGRKMRSLLLDAARPLFRERGLSGTAIADIAAAADAFPSQITYYFRTKEALFVECACRELLYLARATEQAALKARTPRDYTHALAQTVTASDSVAFFAEALTLTRRRQDLAPLVERTIERLHGEGARAYASQVARHGWRSLRAPDESSRRFWAVAIGIILEGYAMGRSPEALCAEMLRVLGEQAKSTGDAARLRLVEDASNSDEES, encoded by the coding sequence ATGGCGGGTGAATCGGTCCAGGCTCCGTTCGAGGCGTCGGCGGGCGATCCCAAGCACGCTGCGCGGGCCACACGGTCGGCCGGCCGCAAGATGCGCTCGCTGCTGCTGGATGCGGCGCGTCCGCTGTTCCGGGAGCGCGGCCTTTCGGGCACGGCGATCGCCGACATCGCGGCCGCGGCGGACGCATTCCCGAGCCAGATCACCTACTATTTCCGCACCAAGGAGGCGTTGTTCGTGGAATGCGCCTGCCGCGAGCTGTTGTATCTGGCGCGTGCGACGGAGCAGGCGGCGCTGAAGGCGCGCACCCCACGGGACTACACGCATGCGCTGGCGCAGACCGTGACGGCGAGCGATTCCGTGGCGTTCTTCGCCGAAGCGCTGACATTGACGCGGCGCCGGCAGGACCTCGCACCGCTGGTCGAGCGTACGATCGAGCGTCTGCACGGCGAAGGCGCGCGCGCCTATGCGAGCCAGGTGGCGCGGCACGGCTGGCGCTCGCTGCGTGCGCCCGACGAAAGCTCGCGGCGGTTCTGGGCCGTTGCGATCGGAATCATTCTCGAAGGCTATGCAATGGGCCGCTCGCCCGAGGCGCTCTGCGCCGAGATGCTGCGCGTGCTCGGCGAGCAGGCGAAATCCACCGGCGACGCTGCCCGCCTGCGTCTCGTCGAAGACGCATCAAATTCGGATGAGGAGAGCTAG
- a CDS encoding cysteine rich repeat-containing protein, which translates to MSKLNFAAFVVVAAISGAASAQSSDPRGACKADYDKFCAGIAPGGGKVIACLDAKRDQLSVSCKTALDGRKKK; encoded by the coding sequence ATGTCCAAGTTGAACTTTGCTGCTTTCGTCGTCGTTGCCGCGATCTCCGGAGCGGCTTCGGCACAATCCTCCGATCCGCGCGGTGCGTGCAAGGCGGACTATGACAAATTCTGCGCCGGCATCGCGCCGGGCGGCGGCAAGGTCATCGCCTGCCTCGACGCCAAGCGCGACCAGCTCAGCGTGTCCTGCAAGACGGCGCTCGACGGCCGGAAGAAGAAGTAA
- the fabF gene encoding beta-ketoacyl-ACP synthase II, producing the protein MRRVVVTGLGMVSPLGCGVEPTWKRILNGESGARRIESFDTSDLQTRYACTVVRGDGTNDSFNPDIWMEPKDQRKVDDFIIFGMAAAGQALDDANWHPESEEDKCATGTMIGSGIGGLSGIAETAILLKERGPRRVSPFFIPGRLINLASGYVSIKHGLKGPNHSVVTACSTGAHAVGDAARLIALGDADVMVAGGAESPISRIGIAGFNAARALSTGFNDTPENASRPYDKDRDGFVMGEGAGVLVLEELEHARRRGARIYAEVIGYGLSGDAYHITSPSPDGDGGFRSMSAALKRAGLTASDLDYINAHGTSTPLGDEIELGAVERLLGNAASKVAMSSTKSSTGHLLGAAGAIEAIFAILAIRDNVVPPTINLDNPSVETAIDLVPHTAKQREVNVALSNSFGFGGTNASVILRRLVS; encoded by the coding sequence ATGAGGCGGGTCGTCGTCACGGGTCTCGGCATGGTCTCGCCACTCGGCTGTGGCGTCGAGCCGACCTGGAAGCGCATCCTCAACGGCGAAAGCGGTGCACGCAGGATCGAGAGCTTCGACACCTCCGATCTGCAGACCAGATACGCCTGCACCGTCGTGCGCGGCGACGGCACCAACGACAGCTTCAATCCCGATATCTGGATGGAGCCGAAAGACCAGCGCAAGGTCGACGACTTCATCATCTTCGGCATGGCGGCTGCGGGCCAGGCGCTCGACGATGCCAATTGGCATCCCGAATCCGAAGAGGACAAATGCGCGACCGGAACCATGATCGGGTCCGGCATCGGTGGCCTCAGCGGTATCGCCGAGACCGCGATCCTCCTGAAGGAACGCGGGCCTCGCCGGGTGTCGCCGTTCTTCATTCCGGGCCGCCTGATCAATCTCGCCTCCGGCTACGTCTCGATCAAGCACGGGCTGAAGGGACCGAACCATTCGGTGGTCACGGCCTGTTCGACCGGCGCACATGCCGTCGGCGATGCCGCCCGCCTGATCGCGTTGGGCGATGCCGACGTGATGGTCGCAGGCGGCGCCGAATCGCCCATCAGCCGCATCGGCATTGCCGGCTTCAACGCTGCGCGTGCGCTCTCGACCGGATTCAACGACACACCCGAGAACGCCTCGCGACCCTACGACAAGGACCGCGACGGTTTCGTGATGGGCGAGGGCGCTGGCGTCCTCGTGCTGGAAGAGCTCGAGCACGCCCGGCGCCGCGGCGCCAGGATCTATGCCGAGGTGATTGGCTATGGCCTGTCGGGTGATGCCTATCACATCACGTCGCCGTCGCCCGACGGCGATGGCGGATTCCGCAGCATGTCAGCCGCGCTCAAGCGCGCCGGCCTGACCGCCTCCGATCTCGACTATATCAACGCGCACGGCACCTCGACGCCGCTCGGCGACGAAATCGAGCTCGGTGCCGTCGAGCGCCTGCTCGGCAATGCCGCCTCCAAGGTTGCGATGTCCTCGACCAAATCGTCGACGGGGCATCTGCTCGGCGCGGCCGGTGCGATCGAAGCAATCTTCGCCATTCTCGCGATTCGCGATAATGTCGTGCCGCCGACCATCAATCTCGACAATCCGTCGGTGGAGACCGCGATCGATCTCGTGCCGCACACGGCGAAGCAGCGAGAGGTCAACGTCGCCTTGTCGAACTCGTTTGGTTTTGGCGGTACCAATGCGTCGGTGATCCTCCGGCGCTTGGTCAGTTAG
- the fabG gene encoding 3-oxoacyl-[acyl-carrier-protein] reductase, translated as MFDLTGKKALVTGATGGIGGAIAQALHAQGATVAISGTRKEVLDELAGKLGERTFVLPCNLSKADEVEALVPAAEAAMGQVDILVANAGITRDNLFVQLRDEDWEEVININLTSTFRLARAATKLMMRKRFGRIIAITSVVGVTGNPGQGNYTASKAGLIGMIKTLGAEYAKRGVTANCIAPGFIKTPMTDALNDKQRETILTRVPAARLGTPEDIAAAAVYLSSNEAAYVTGQTIHVNGGMAMI; from the coding sequence ATGTTCGATCTGACTGGCAAAAAGGCGCTCGTCACCGGCGCGACCGGCGGCATCGGCGGCGCGATCGCGCAGGCGCTGCATGCGCAGGGCGCGACCGTTGCGATCTCGGGAACGCGCAAGGAAGTGCTGGATGAGCTGGCCGGCAAGCTCGGCGAGCGCACCTTTGTCCTGCCTTGCAATCTCTCCAAGGCCGACGAGGTCGAGGCGCTGGTGCCCGCTGCGGAAGCGGCCATGGGCCAGGTCGACATCCTCGTCGCCAATGCCGGCATCACCCGCGACAATCTCTTCGTGCAGCTCCGTGACGAGGATTGGGAGGAGGTCATCAACATCAACCTGACCTCGACTTTCCGCCTGGCGCGTGCCGCCACCAAGCTGATGATGCGCAAGCGCTTCGGCCGCATCATCGCCATCACGTCGGTGGTCGGCGTCACCGGCAATCCCGGGCAGGGCAATTATACTGCATCGAAGGCGGGCCTGATCGGCATGATCAAGACGCTGGGGGCCGAATACGCCAAGCGCGGCGTCACCGCCAACTGCATCGCGCCGGGCTTCATCAAGACGCCAATGACCGATGCGCTGAACGACAAGCAGCGCGAAACGATTCTGACCAGGGTTCCGGCCGCCCGCCTGGGGACGCCCGAGGACATCGCCGCGGCTGCCGTCTACCTGAGTTCAAACGAAGCAGCCTACGTGACCGGGCAGACGATCCACGTCAACGGCGGTATGGCCATGATCTGA
- a CDS encoding fatty acid desaturase family protein gives MTALRMRARDFLTDDQLADVRQRVTWKGIALIAHAWALIIGAIALVAWWPNPITYVLAVAIIGSRQLGLAILMHDGAHGCLSSDEKANLALSQWFCAYPLFAETRSYRRYHLQHHARTQQEDDPDLVLSAPFPITKLSYRRKFIRDITGQTGYQQRKAQLLNALGPTDWPWRQRAAHFWEKLGPQCIVNAAMFAALAVAGVWWAYPLLWLVPLLTWMMVITRIRNIAEHAVVPDSGDPLRNTRTTHANFLERLFIAPYYVNYHLEHHLLFYVPCYNLPKVHCLLSESRHAGRMEVQPNYAAVLRLATAKPDREDRPGQLASSARRAQAGAEVDANQTAGGF, from the coding sequence ATGACCGCGCTTCGCATGCGTGCCCGCGATTTCCTGACCGACGACCAGCTTGCCGACGTGCGCCAGCGTGTAACCTGGAAAGGCATTGCGCTGATCGCGCACGCCTGGGCGCTGATCATCGGCGCAATTGCCCTGGTCGCGTGGTGGCCGAATCCCATCACTTATGTTCTCGCGGTCGCGATCATCGGCTCGCGCCAGCTCGGCCTTGCGATCCTGATGCACGACGGCGCGCATGGCTGTCTATCCAGTGACGAGAAAGCCAATCTGGCCCTGAGCCAGTGGTTCTGCGCCTATCCGTTGTTTGCGGAGACGCGTAGTTACCGGCGTTACCACCTTCAACATCATGCGCGCACCCAGCAGGAGGATGATCCCGATCTCGTGCTGTCGGCGCCGTTCCCGATTACGAAGCTGAGCTATCGCCGCAAGTTCATTCGCGACATCACCGGACAGACCGGTTACCAGCAGCGCAAGGCGCAATTGCTCAACGCGCTCGGTCCGACGGACTGGCCGTGGCGCCAGCGCGCGGCGCATTTTTGGGAGAAGCTCGGCCCGCAATGCATCGTCAACGCCGCGATGTTCGCAGCACTCGCGGTGGCAGGCGTGTGGTGGGCCTATCCGCTGCTGTGGCTGGTGCCGCTCCTGACCTGGATGATGGTCATCACTCGCATCCGCAACATCGCCGAGCACGCCGTCGTCCCCGACAGCGGCGATCCCCTGCGAAACACCCGCACCACGCATGCCAATTTTCTCGAGCGCCTGTTCATCGCGCCTTACTACGTGAACTATCACCTCGAGCATCATCTGCTGTTCTACGTGCCCTGCTATAATCTGCCGAAGGTCCATTGCCTGTTGAGCGAGAGCCGGCACGCCGGCCGCATGGAGGTGCAGCCGAACTACGCAGCGGTGCTGCGGCTCGCGACGGCAAAGCCTGACAGGGAGGATCGGCCGGGCCAGCTGGCGAGCAGCGCGCGCCGGGCGCAGGCTGGAGCGGAGGTCGATGCCAACCAGACCGCCGGTGGATTTTGA
- the rplI gene encoding 50S ribosomal protein L9, whose protein sequence is MEVILLERVNKLGHMGEVVKVRDGYARNFLLKRGKALRATADNKAKYDGMKADLEARNLASKGEASKVAEKIAGKNIIVIRQASEAGQLFGSVNVRDIVVAFEADGISLARPQVQLDAPIKTIGKRSITVAIHPEVEIEITVTVARSQDEAERINRGEDISTRNEDRDAAAEAIAAAGEFFDPEAQQDEAEPAPAAEEK, encoded by the coding sequence ATGGAAGTCATTTTGCTGGAACGCGTCAACAAGCTCGGCCATATGGGCGAAGTCGTGAAGGTTCGCGACGGCTATGCCCGCAATTTCCTGCTCAAGCGCGGCAAGGCGCTGCGCGCCACCGCCGACAACAAGGCCAAGTACGACGGCATGAAGGCCGATCTCGAGGCCCGCAACCTCGCCTCGAAGGGCGAAGCATCCAAGGTCGCCGAGAAGATCGCGGGCAAGAACATCATCGTGATCCGCCAGGCCTCCGAAGCCGGCCAGCTGTTCGGTTCGGTCAACGTGCGTGACATCGTGGTCGCGTTCGAAGCCGACGGCATCTCGCTGGCTCGCCCGCAGGTCCAGCTCGACGCGCCGATCAAGACCATCGGCAAGCGCTCCATCACCGTCGCCATCCACCCCGAGGTCGAGATCGAGATCACCGTCACGGTCGCGCGCAGCCAGGACGAGGCTGAGCGCATCAACCGCGGCGAGGACATCTCGACCCGCAACGAGGACCGCGACGCGGCCGCCGAGGCGATCGCCGCCGCCGGCGAGTTCTTCGATCCGGAAGCCCAGCAGGACGAAGCCGAGCCGGCGCCGGCTGCGGAAGAGAAGTAA
- the alr gene encoding alanine racemase — protein MTLASDPKTIPQSGLLSAEANQAAALAAYGGVLTVDLDAIIANWRKLEKTAVPAECSAVIKADAYGCGAAEVARALSKAGCKTFFVATIEEARKVRAAVPEPTIYVLGGYFQNTGEHYAKINCRPVIGDLNELAEWDVFCRRTGWTGGAAIHIDTGMNRLGLTLSEAQAIIPRINAGDHGITLVMSHLVSAEQLNNPVNARQLAAFRGIASEFSGVPAALANSSGIFLGAPFQFDLVRPGAALYGVNPTPEADNPMQPVVDLKARIVQIRTIERGESVGYGGTWTARRPTKLAIIAVGYADGYFRAASSNDGTRGAEVIVAGKRCPVAGRVSMDLIAIDITDLPPNAARRGHMVTLLGEGITVDELAHHFGTIGYEVLTSLGHRYARLYKGGNVEEPLTKPVPASTAEPPPSPPPIEQPAAPPPLPT, from the coding sequence ATGACACTGGCGTCCGATCCGAAAACCATCCCGCAATCCGGCCTTCTCTCCGCGGAGGCCAATCAGGCTGCCGCGCTCGCTGCCTATGGTGGCGTGCTGACCGTCGATCTCGACGCCATCATCGCCAATTGGCGCAAGCTCGAGAAGACCGCGGTGCCGGCCGAATGCTCGGCGGTGATCAAGGCCGACGCCTATGGCTGCGGCGCCGCCGAGGTTGCGCGTGCGCTGAGCAAGGCCGGCTGCAAGACCTTTTTCGTCGCCACCATCGAGGAAGCGCGCAAGGTGCGCGCGGCCGTCCCGGAACCCACGATCTACGTGCTCGGCGGCTATTTCCAGAACACCGGCGAGCACTACGCCAAGATCAATTGCCGTCCCGTCATCGGCGACCTCAACGAGCTCGCCGAATGGGACGTGTTCTGCCGCCGCACCGGCTGGACCGGGGGCGCGGCGATCCATATCGACACCGGCATGAACCGGCTCGGCCTGACCTTATCGGAAGCGCAGGCCATCATCCCCCGCATCAATGCCGGCGATCACGGCATCACGCTGGTGATGAGCCATCTGGTCTCGGCCGAGCAGCTCAACAACCCGGTGAACGCCAGGCAGCTCGCTGCCTTCCGCGGCATCGCCAGCGAATTCTCCGGCGTGCCGGCGGCGCTCGCCAACTCCTCCGGCATCTTCCTCGGCGCGCCCTTCCAGTTCGACCTGGTGCGGCCGGGCGCGGCGCTCTACGGCGTCAACCCGACGCCGGAGGCCGACAATCCGATGCAGCCGGTGGTCGACCTGAAGGCGCGCATCGTCCAGATCCGCACCATCGAGCGCGGCGAGAGCGTCGGCTATGGCGGCACCTGGACCGCGCGGCGGCCGACCAAGCTCGCGATCATCGCGGTCGGTTATGCCGACGGCTATTTCCGCGCCGCCAGCTCCAATGACGGCACCCGCGGTGCCGAAGTCATCGTCGCCGGCAAGCGCTGCCCGGTCGCCGGCCGCGTCTCGATGGATCTGATCGCGATCGACATCACCGATCTGCCGCCGAACGCGGCGCGGCGCGGTCATATGGTGACGCTGCTCGGCGAGGGCATCACCGTCGACGAGCTCGCGCATCATTTCGGCACGATCGGCTATGAGGTGCTGACCAGCCTCGGCCACCGCTACGCCCGCCTCTACAAGGGCGGCAATGTGGAGGAGCCGCTGACGAAGCCGGTTCCGGCGAGCACGGCGGAGCCACCGCCCTCGCCGCCACCGATCGAGCAGCCCGCGGCGCCGCCGCCGCTGCCCACCTAG
- a CDS encoding replicative DNA helicase produces MALTDSNVLKLAPEPGTPAYRSAPHNIEAEQSLLGAILVNNDAFYRVSDFLEPKHYFEPLHQTIYETASSLIRMGKIATPVTLKTFLPADTDVGGMTIGQYLARLAAEATTIINAQDYGRTIYDLALRRDLIGIGEDMVNVAYDAPVDFAPRAQIEDAERRLYELAESGRYDGGFQKFSQALAVAVDLAAKAFQRDGKLSGISTGMRDLDTKMGGLQHSDLIIVAGRPGMGKTSLATNIAYNVAQAYVPELQADGTTKAANGGVIGFFSCEMSADQLATRIVAERTGVPSSHIRRGGISEADFEKIREVSIELQSLPFYVDATGGLSIAQLMARARRLKRQKGLDLLVIDYIQLLSGSGKRSDNRVQEITEITTSLKALAKELNVPVIALSQLSRQVESRDDKRPQLSDLRESGSIEQDADVVLFVYREEYYLAMKEPRPGTPEHEKWQLDMSLAHGKAEVIIGKQRHGPTGTVDLAFEASVTRFGDLAPDSQLPVRSGNDY; encoded by the coding sequence ATGGCCCTGACTGATTCGAACGTCCTCAAACTCGCGCCCGAGCCCGGCACGCCCGCCTATCGGAGCGCGCCGCACAATATCGAGGCGGAACAGAGCCTTCTGGGCGCGATCCTGGTCAACAATGATGCGTTCTACCGTGTCTCCGACTTCCTCGAGCCGAAGCATTATTTCGAGCCGCTGCACCAGACCATCTACGAGACGGCCTCCAGCCTGATCCGGATGGGCAAGATCGCCACGCCCGTGACGCTGAAGACGTTCCTGCCCGCCGACACCGACGTCGGCGGCATGACCATCGGGCAATATCTTGCGCGCCTCGCCGCCGAAGCGACCACCATCATCAACGCCCAGGACTACGGTCGCACCATCTACGACCTGGCGCTGCGCCGCGACCTGATCGGCATCGGTGAGGACATGGTCAATGTCGCCTATGACGCCCCGGTCGATTTCGCGCCGCGGGCGCAGATCGAGGACGCCGAGCGCCGCCTCTACGAACTCGCCGAATCCGGCCGCTATGACGGCGGCTTCCAGAAATTCTCGCAGGCGCTGGCGGTCGCGGTCGATCTCGCCGCAAAGGCGTTCCAGCGCGACGGCAAGCTGTCCGGCATCTCGACGGGCATGCGCGACCTCGACACCAAGATGGGTGGCCTGCAACACTCCGATCTCATCATCGTCGCGGGCCGTCCCGGCATGGGCAAGACGTCGCTGGCGACCAACATCGCCTACAACGTCGCGCAAGCCTATGTTCCGGAACTCCAGGCCGACGGCACCACGAAGGCCGCCAATGGCGGCGTGATCGGCTTCTTCTCCTGCGAAATGTCGGCCGACCAGCTCGCCACGCGTATCGTGGCCGAACGCACCGGCGTGCCCTCCTCCCACATCCGCCGCGGCGGCATCTCGGAAGCCGATTTCGAAAAGATCCGCGAGGTCTCGATCGAGTTGCAATCGCTGCCGTTCTATGTCGACGCGACCGGCGGCTTGTCGATCGCGCAGCTGATGGCGCGCGCGCGCCGGCTGAAGCGGCAGAAGGGCCTCGACCTGCTGGTGATCGACTACATCCAGCTGCTGTCGGGCTCGGGCAAGCGGAGCGACAACCGCGTCCAGGAAATCACCGAGATCACGACCAGCCTGAAGGCGCTGGCGAAGGAACTCAACGTTCCCGTGATCGCGTTGTCGCAGCTGTCACGACAGGTCGAATCCCGCGACGACAAGCGGCCGCAGCTCTCCGACTTGCGTGAATCCGGCTCGATCGAGCAGGACGCCGACGTCGTGCTGTTCGTGTATCGCGAGGAATATTACCTCGCCATGAAGGAGCCGCGCCCGGGCACGCCTGAACACGAGAAGTGGCAGCTCGACATGAGTCTTGCGCACGGAAAGGCCGAGGTCATCATCGGCAAGCAGCGTCACGGCCCGACGGGCACCGTCGACCTGGCCTTCGAAGCCTCGGTCACGCGGTTCGGCGACCTCGCCCCTGACAGTCAGCTCCCGGTTCGCAGCGGCAACGACTACTGA
- a CDS encoding acyl carrier protein, producing MSDIGERVKKIVVEHLGVEPEKVVDNASFIDDLGADSLDTVELVMAFEEEFGCEIPDDAAETILTVGDATKFLEKNAKS from the coding sequence ATGAGTGACATTGGCGAACGGGTTAAGAAGATCGTGGTCGAACACCTTGGTGTTGAACCCGAGAAGGTTGTCGACAACGCGAGCTTCATCGACGACCTCGGCGCCGACAGTCTGGACACCGTCGAGCTGGTGATGGCGTTCGAAGAAGAATTCGGTTGCGAGATTCCGGACGACGCCGCGGAAACGATTCTCACCGTCGGCGACGCCACGAAATTTCTCGAGAAGAACGCGAAGAGCTAA
- a CDS encoding TetR/AcrR family transcriptional regulator, whose protein sequence is MTVSVRDDLLAAGLIVFDRVGFEAATVAAIRTRARASNGSFFHVFGSKKELAGALFLEVLRHYHAAVLAALDPVPDAEQGIDRLIRAHLDWVVTSRREARYLFEISRSEWGEDVREAQRAQNARLAEGIERWRAPLVANGELLPMTPVMFMSQLIGPAQIFCRAFLSGRDRADPRAEADTLIACAGRALRPQRINKT, encoded by the coding sequence ATGACGGTGAGCGTGCGGGACGACCTGTTGGCAGCCGGGCTGATCGTGTTCGACCGCGTCGGCTTCGAAGCGGCGACGGTGGCCGCGATCCGCACGCGGGCGCGCGCCTCCAATGGCAGCTTCTTCCACGTCTTCGGCTCGAAGAAGGAGCTCGCCGGTGCGTTGTTCCTGGAGGTGTTGCGGCACTATCACGCCGCGGTGCTGGCCGCGCTCGATCCCGTGCCCGATGCGGAGCAGGGCATCGATCGGCTGATCCGGGCGCATCTCGACTGGGTCGTGACCAGCCGGCGCGAGGCGCGCTATTTGTTCGAGATTTCGCGGAGCGAGTGGGGCGAGGACGTTCGCGAGGCCCAGCGCGCACAGAATGCACGGCTCGCCGAGGGCATCGAGCGCTGGCGCGCGCCGCTGGTTGCAAACGGCGAGCTGTTGCCGATGACGCCGGTGATGTTCATGAGCCAGCTCATCGGTCCCGCGCAGATCTTCTGCCGCGCTTTCCTGTCGGGACGCGACCGCGCCGATCCACGCGCCGAAGCCGACACGCTGATCGCCTGCGCCGGCCGTGCGTTGCGGCCGCAACGCATCAACAAGACATAA
- the fabD gene encoding ACP S-malonyltransferase, translating to MTAAFTFPGQGSQAVGMGKALADAFPAARAVFDEVDAALGEKLTAIIWDGPAETLQLTQNAQPALMAVSIATLRVLEAEAGFSVGRDAAFVAGHSLGEYSALAAAGSLTISDTARLLRTRGLAMQKAVPVGAGAMAALLGLDYEAAIAVADEAAQGQVCQAANDNGGGQVVVSGDKAAVDRAVEIAKTKGAKRAMLLPVSAPFHCKLMQPAADAMAEALSKVTIKAPAAPLVSNVLASAITDPDEIRRRLVEQVTGTVRWRESVAYMAGQGVTRFFEIGAGKVLTGLVKRIADGAVGVAVGGPNDIAAAKDALAAAKQG from the coding sequence ATGACGGCTGCATTCACATTTCCTGGGCAGGGTTCCCAGGCGGTCGGCATGGGCAAGGCCCTGGCCGACGCCTTTCCGGCGGCGCGCGCCGTGTTCGACGAGGTCGATGCCGCGCTCGGAGAGAAGCTGACGGCGATCATCTGGGATGGTCCGGCCGAAACCCTTCAGCTCACCCAGAACGCCCAGCCGGCGCTGATGGCGGTTTCGATCGCCACCTTGCGAGTGTTGGAAGCTGAAGCGGGTTTTTCCGTGGGGCGGGATGCCGCCTTCGTCGCCGGCCACTCGCTCGGTGAATATTCGGCGCTGGCTGCGGCCGGCAGCCTGACGATTTCGGATACCGCCCGTCTGCTTCGCACCCGCGGTCTCGCAATGCAAAAGGCCGTCCCGGTCGGCGCCGGCGCGATGGCTGCGCTGCTCGGCCTCGATTACGAGGCTGCCATCGCGGTCGCGGACGAGGCGGCGCAGGGGCAGGTCTGCCAGGCCGCCAACGACAATGGCGGCGGGCAGGTGGTCGTCTCCGGCGACAAGGCTGCGGTCGATCGCGCCGTCGAGATTGCCAAGACCAAGGGCGCCAAGCGCGCGATGTTGCTGCCGGTCTCCGCCCCGTTCCACTGCAAGCTGATGCAGCCCGCCGCCGACGCCATGGCGGAAGCGCTCTCGAAGGTCACGATCAAGGCGCCGGCTGCGCCGCTGGTGTCGAACGTGCTGGCGAGCGCCATCACCGATCCCGACGAGATCCGCCGCCGCCTGGTCGAGCAGGTCACCGGCACCGTGCGCTGGCGCGAGTCGGTTGCCTATATGGCAGGGCAGGGCGTTACGCGTTTCTTCGAGATCGGCGCCGGCAAGGTGCTGACGGGACTCGTCAAGCGTATTGCCGACGGCGCTGTCGGCGTTGCCGTGGGCGGCCCCAACGACATTGCTGCCGCCAAGGATGCATTGGCCGCTGCGAAGCAGGGCTAG
- the rpsR gene encoding 30S ribosomal protein S18 produces the protein MAEAGARRPFFRRRKSCPFTGANAPKIDYKDSKLLMRYVSERGKIVPSRITAVSAKKQRELARAIKRARFLGLLPYVIR, from the coding sequence ATGGCTGAAGCTGGTGCACGCCGCCCGTTTTTCCGTCGTCGCAAGAGCTGCCCGTTCACGGGCGCCAATGCTCCCAAGATCGACTACAAGGACTCCAAGCTCTTGATGCGCTACGTCTCCGAGCGCGGCAAGATCGTGCCGAGCCGCATCACCGCGGTGTCCGCGAAGAAGCAGCGTGAGCTCGCCCGCGCCATCAAGCGCGCGCGGTTCCTGGGCCTGCTGCCCTACGTCATTCGCTAA
- the rpsF gene encoding 30S ribosomal protein S6, with the protein MALYEHVFLARQDASTQQVEELTAQMTGIVEGLGGKVTKTENWGVRSLTYRMNKNRKAHFVLLNIDAPSAAIAEIERQERISEDVIRYLSVRVEELEEGPSAMMRKADRDRERDDRGGGFRGDREGGGFRGDREGGFRGGDRDGGGFRGDRGPRRPREEAETTTTTDGE; encoded by the coding sequence ATGGCTCTTTATGAGCATGTCTTTCTCGCGCGTCAGGACGCGAGCACGCAGCAGGTCGAAGAACTGACTGCACAGATGACCGGTATCGTCGAAGGTCTCGGCGGCAAGGTCACCAAGACCGAGAATTGGGGCGTACGCTCCCTCACCTACCGCATGAACAAGAACCGCAAGGCGCACTTCGTGCTGCTCAACATCGACGCGCCGTCCGCGGCGATCGCCGAGATCGAGCGCCAGGAGCGCATCAGCGAAGACGTGATCCGCTATCTCAGCGTCCGCGTCGAGGAACTCGAGGAAGGCCCGTCCGCGATGATGCGCAAGGCCGACCGTGACCGCGAGCGCGACGACCGTGGCGGCGGCTTCCGTGGCGACCGTGAAGGCGGTGGCTTCCGTGGCGACCGCGAGGGTGGTTTCCGTGGCGGCGATCGTGACGGTGGAGGATTCCGCGGTGACCGCGGCCCGCGCCGTCCGCGCGAAGAAGCTGAAACCACCACCACGACGGATGGGGAGTAA
- a CDS encoding PaaI family thioesterase, giving the protein MHAATDPEFAVVAERIHANVGRQGFMSLVGAELSDLSRGTCTIAVDRRPELLQQHGFFHGGVTAFLVDNATTIAAATSRGQPALTAEYKLNLLSPAVGERLICRARVIKPGRQVSVVAADVFCVSGGVEKHTATALASIAMLSEDVAGKTKNPAA; this is encoded by the coding sequence ATGCATGCCGCAACAGATCCCGAATTCGCCGTCGTCGCCGAACGCATCCACGCCAATGTCGGCCGGCAGGGCTTCATGAGCCTGGTCGGCGCCGAGCTTTCGGATTTGTCGCGCGGCACCTGCACGATTGCCGTGGATCGCCGCCCGGAGCTGCTGCAGCAGCACGGCTTCTTCCACGGCGGCGTCACCGCCTTCCTGGTCGACAACGCCACGACGATCGCGGCCGCGACCTCGCGGGGCCAGCCGGCGCTGACGGCGGAATACAAGCTCAATCTGCTGTCGCCCGCGGTCGGCGAGAGGCTGATCTGCCGCGCGAGGGTGATCAAGCCGGGCCGCCAGGTGTCGGTGGTTGCGGCCGACGTGTTCTGCGTCAGCGGCGGTGTCGAGAAGCACACGGCAACGGCGCTGGCCTCGATCGCGATGTTGAGCGAGGACGTCGCCGGGAAAACGAAAAACCCGGCCGCCTGA